The sequence AGGCCAAAGTTATGGCTTTCTCATCAGTGCAAGTTCCGTTTATGTTTCGGTATGTGATGTCGCTAACTTGTACCGACTGCACAATCCAAATTACACAATTATAATCACTCTAATTAGTTACAAATCATATCATATTGCTCTATTTAGAGAATcaatttattatgttattttatttcaccTTGCTTGTGTCCGTTGCTGAAGTAGGTCGTTTATCGAAATAGTGCTGGTCTATTATGATAGGATTTTTGGTGTCTTCAAATGTGATGCCTTCGAAAGTGATCTTCCTAGCATATCCCGATCCGCCCTTCATTCGATTCGTACAAAAATCACATTAgtcacaaaattaattaagttacTCTCTcatattcaattcaatttgatACGCATGTTTCACTTACTTCCCATGTCTTGATTCTCACTCCATTTGTTGTCCCCTTGAAGCTGCAATTGCTCACTTGCACCTCTTCCACTTGACTGTATTCTCCATGTTCACCTAGACTTCCAATActacataaatatatacaaatcAGTTAATtgattattaattaataactAAACCATTTTCatgtaattaaaatgaatgaatgatTACCTAATACCATGGCCTGGTCCGCATCTAATATCCCTAATCTTGATATAAGACGAACCGCTATTGATGGCAATACAATCATCAcctgtatatatatagcaaaacaaataataatttacaCCAATACCACCATAAACTAAAACTAATTAAGAAAAGGTTTACCATATATAATTACCAGTTGCTATGTGAGAAGATTGAATTGTGACTCGGGTTGATCGGGAAATATCAATTCCATCTGTGTTTGGACTGTCTTTAGGAGCCCAAATTAAGAGACCGAGAACTCGAGGGCCATTGCAGCTACAAATGCTTATATGATTTTTAGGGCTATTAAAAATTGCCAGACGACTCAATTGGAAGCCATGACATTTGTTGAAATGGAGAGCCTGCACCACCAtgcattaattaataaatactAATTCTAACTAACAGTTTAAACTTCAATTTTagatgacaaaaaaaaaataatttacggTTCGGATCATTAACATACAGTTGGTCTCTGACAGCCCTTGCTACCGCAAGCTTTCCACCAAACAGCGCCGTTTCCGTCAATTCGACCTCCTCCATTGACCGTTAGACCTTGTACATCCGAAAAATGAATCCACATCTCCTTGTTTGTCCATGCACCAATGTTATTCGGTGCAACAATACTCCCTTGTATCTGTAAAACGTACAGAGCTTGTAAATAAAAGTAATAGCAATATAGgcatcaattattattttagtttttttagtttatgtGAATTATCGACATTTGTTTACCTGGAAATTTACTTTACTAGCCCTGCAAGGCCCTTCAAACGCCACAGCATTTAACAAGAATCTTTTGCCCTTTGGTACCACCAGGGTAAGGGTGCCTTGAGTTGATGAAGCACACATAGCTCCCCATGCCTTGAGGAAGGCCTTTGTATCATCTACTAGGCCATTCCCAACAGCACCGTAATCTACCACATTGAAagtatttgtttttgcttcCCATGCTTCCAGGAAGGCCTGCTTTCAGTTGCacaatcaagaagaagaaaattcattagaaaatagaaaattgaatggggaaaaaaaagagagaaaatgaagaactGTGTACTTGTGGATCATATTCTTCAGTTTGGGCATTCCCACGATTGAATGAGTCTCTTGTTGTTGATTCAGTCTCCCATCCTTCTCGGAAGGCCTCCTTTTAGTTgcacaaacataaaattaaaaagaaaacgcAAATTAGATCaatgggagaaaaaaaaaaaaaaaagaagcaaaaataaataaataaataaataaaagaggaTGAAGAAATAGTGTAAATATACTTGAGAAAAACCCTCATCATCAGTTGGGGTGTTGTGATGAACAGCACCATAATCAAACAAATCGAAATCATCTGGCACGACTCTTCTAGCACTACATGAACTATTAGGTGAAGCAACTAGCCAAATAGTTAGGACCAAAACGGTGGCAGTAAGCGGGACCTTCATTTCTAATGAGTTTAGGATTTAGAGTTTAGGATTTAGAtcgagagagaaaaaagagcaAGGCTTTGGAGCTCTAGAAATAACTCAGATCACAGTGAAATGTCAGTGGGAGGTGAGCTATATATAATGTGTATagtgcatgcatgcatgtgatCAAAACAACGAAaagtagaaagaaagaaaaaattcaatcaatcaACCAATCAATtgagaattcaaattcttTCGTCAACCTTAACCGAAATACTTCTTCTGATTAATCAAAATTTCCATGTTGAAGTGTTGATTTATAAAACGTGAAACTAAATGAGCTCCAAATATTATGGcaatgatttatttttaattaattgcatgtaaaccaaataaatattagaattatAAGATATAAATATTTGACTTCCAATCCGTATCTTAAgttttcaataaaatattgcttttattgatgattgatGATTACCAGAATTCATGGTTTATTGATTCTGTAGTGGAATACATTTATTGgtaatgtttttgttttagtcAACCATTTGTCGTTGCATAATGCATTAAAAGGAAGTGGACCAGAAAATGGCCAATCTTCAATCACATTTATTAACCAAATTAgccatagtttttttttaaacgatCGCGAATTAGCCATAATTGGAAATTGCAAAAATAGTATATGCCGAAAGAATAATgctatttgaatatttttttatgcggCAGATGAGGTGgacaaccacatcaattaaaattaatttaatcttttcttttcttttatgatttattgacaCTTTATAATTGATGTGGATGTCCACTTCATGTGCCACATAAGGTGATGTGGGAATGTAATAAGAGTAGCATTActcaaaccaaaataaataaataaattacaaaaatgtATGTGGGCTAATAAGCCAGTCAGcaccattttttattttatttttttaataacaacCAGCTTGACTAATGTTATGGATTTAACTTCTAATTTGGGTTGACTCATTTGTTTTATGAGTTCTTTTTAGACCCAACTAGATAACTAAGGGCCAGTTTGACATTGCTGTGCTGtaaaaataatcgctgtcaaatttgttgtgagagaaatcagctgtgagagaaatcagtttggcatttggtaaactttttgttttaagtgttgttggtattgattcccacataattaaaaaataattgccacataatcattaaactcaACTCCTCTCCAAAACTGATTTATGcataatcaaaaaatgaaagcacctctttaactgctttcccttatatttttctctcacaacaatttttaataataagtgattttctcatagtttaccaaaccgGCTGGGcttcccaaaatttaaaaaaaatcacttatcaccccaaataagcaatgccaaacgaGCACTAAGTATaacaagaattctatagtgagagCCTTATATATGGCCCTTAGGCCCTAATCTCTTAACTGTTAGATCAAATTGGTTTGTTGAATCAAATTAGTTAGTTTGATCCAACATTTAAGATATATGACCTTACCTAAGGGCCATATATAAGGCCccactatagaatgactcctAAGTATAGTGATATTTTGCAGATGTCTATTAGGCCAGTTGGCCATGACAGCGTGTCCGCTCTTTTGCACCCGAGTTCAAATTCTCCTCCTTATAAATTAGATTATTTTAGAGTATTTTAGActataacttgtaaataaaaaaatatagtgaTTTATATGGCTTATTTACTGTTTAACATCTTAGAACTCGAGTTTGCTCTCACTTAACCACTCGAAACTCAAATTTCCTCACTTTACCCCCCCAATTCTCCCACTCCATCAATGTTACCTCCTCCCCTCAAAGCGATCTCATTTTCCCGTTAAatgaactctctctctctctctctctctctctctctctctctctctctctctctctctctcttcctcctccccaACCCCCATCGCAAAGGGAGATGAGGGGTGGTGTCACATCCCAGGATCAACTCTGCCGTAGtaagatattgtccgctttgggctcCCCTTCTCTGCCCttacggttttgtttctagaaGCTCACGACCAACTTCcaagtgggtcacccatcctgagattgctctggcccccaattcgcttaacttcggagttcctacgactccgaagccagtgagctcccaaaaggtcTCGTGCTAAATGGATgcggtgtgcacatataaggcacatcacccccatctccgttggttgatgtgggatcttacaatccacaccccttaagggcccgacgtcctcgtcggcacactcgcaccacacggcagagtggctctgataccaaattgtcacatcccgggatcaactccgccgtagcacgatattgtctgcTTTGGGCTCCCcttctctgccctcacggttttgtttttgggagctcacgacCAACTtaccagtgggtcacccatccttggattgctctggccctcaactcgcttaacttctgagttcctacgactccgaagctaGTGAGCTCCTAAAAGGCCttgtgctagatggatgcgggtgtgcacatataatgCACATCacccccctctccgttggttgatgtgggatcttacaggTGGGTTGGGGATTGGGTCTGAGGAAGGGAtgtgagagaagaaagagacaaagagagaggcagagagaaaatgggaagGGGTGGGTGCGATgggagtgagtgagagagagagataggcagagagaagagagaagatatATGGGCTAAAATTACTAGAATATCCATGCCACTTTAGCACACTTAAGGGATTTATGGACGGAAATggtaaagtgagaaaatttcaatttttttttttataagtgaGGAAATTTGAGTTCCGGGTGATTAAGTGAGGGTGAGCTCGAATTCCAAGAGGTGGAATAGTAAATAAGCCTATTTTTATTAGAAGAGTTTCCAATTCccacaataattaaaaacaatctCATATGACGGTTTGTTGTAAAAGTCTTTGGGgggtttttctttaaaaaataatttattttgaaggtTTATAACTAAAGCAGTAGAGAATATTTAGTTATACAATTAGGCCCCAAACTGAAGGATCTTAGGCATATTAGGGTTGATGGTGGAAAAGCTTGAtaattttcattcaatttttaaaaaaagaaaagaaaaagggatttCATTCATAATCCAATAATTTCGTACAAAGATCAGCATGAGAATAGTGGCATCGTTGAAACATTCCTAAGAAAATCACGTGGGAAAAATTCCAGGGCAgaaaagagtaccacacatgCTACGGACTAATAGAAgagtccaaaacaaaatcaaacaaagacCACTACAATAAACAGAACCAACTACCACACTACTAAAAAACCAACATAAGAGACCCTGCAGAAGAGCACACCAACGTATCCCAAACTATCAAAGAATGCCTTCTATAAGTACAATCATAGTCCTTTGTACATCGCAGGAGTTGTTTAGCATGCCAAGGGTCAAAGATACGAGAAGAAACTAAGAAGAGAACACAGAGGAGGCAACAAAGAAGGACCCCACAAAAGCAAACTAACTCATCCCAAAACCTGTTAAAGAAAACCTCCTATGAGAAAAACCATAGTTCTTTGGACATCACAAGAGTTGTTGAGTATGCAAAGAGTTGGAAGACAGAAAGAAACACCATAACAAATATGGAGACTACAacctgcaaaacaaaagaacaaaaaaaaaaaaaaaaaaaaaaaccaagcaaaAAGGGAGAGGGGTGAGTAAAAGGAGAGTGTGAGAAGACAAGAGGTGAGGGAAGGAAAAGGAAGGGGGAAGAAGGAGGCTGCCAACCCCCAAAAGGGACGGCTGCTAGAAAACCTAACCCTAGGGTTTTTCCTCTTGCTCTCTTTTCGAGAGGACCCAACACgttagtttttgttgttgattttcATTCAACACATACAAGCTAGAGTGGACTTTTGCACAAGCCTACTTATGGTAAATAACAACCTAGACTATTAATACAAATATGTTAGGCTAtcaatacaaataatattataattataataaggGTGTTGCTATTTGGACCACATTTACTGATTATATTGTTGACCACCTCTCTAATACAGATCGGTTCCATATATACTAGTGTGGCCCACCTTTATTAGAGAGGTGGTCTTCAATGTGGTCAATAAATGTGGTATAaaaagtattattattattattattattattattattattattattattattattattattataaaataaattgcccATTAAAATTCTCTAAATGGTGATAAGTCAATGCATGGTTTGAGTGAGACATCAGTGGTTATGGAGAAACTGATGCAGGGGTCAAATTAGTCTCTTGACTCCCTCACCCAAGCAAGACAAAATGTAGTGGAGTTGAAGCTTgggaacaagaaaataaaaaggatcACGGGTTAGGCCTTTAGTGAGATGTCAACCAATTGATGAGTAGACGAAATATAACGAGTGCAAAGAACTCCTTAAGCAAGTAACTCACGAACAAAGtgaaaatcaatttcaatGTGATGTGTTcgaacatgaaaaataggatTAGCAGCAATATAAAGCGCGAACATATTATCAACAAAGATGTAAGATGACGCACAAAGAGGAATTTCAAGCCCACGAAACTAGTAATAGAATCATTGAATCTCAGCATGCGTAGTACCTAAAGCACGGTACTCCGCTTTAGTGCTGGAATGAGAAACAGTGGATTGCTTCTAGGTTGTCCAAGCAAGAATTAGGGCTAAGAAAAATACAAGCACCGATAGTAGACCGACGATCATCAATAGAACCAGACTACATAGGAAATTTCTGGACGAGACAAGGTCACATATTATAACTCACCAACCATACTCAGATAAGTAGCAGCATCCTACAAAGGATCACCATTAAGAAAGGAGAGACGACTACTGGAAGTCAAGGGCGTGGGACTGGGCTTACAAGACTACATATGAAATTTCTTCAAAAGAACCAGGGCATAACGAGCCTCAGATAATGAGATGGTACTTGGAGTACGACGAATCTCCATGCCAATAAAATAGCTAATGTCACCCATCCGCCGATTATCAAACATGGAGCAAAAAAGATCAATGAAAGTTGATATTTAATGAGCTCGGTGACCTGTATCaataatatcatcaacataaataagGACAAAAACTGAGGGATCCTAGGCGTgtcaaataaaaagagaagcaTCTAAATAGTTGTGAAAGAATCCTTCAGtaagtaaaaaaaacagagagattAGGGAGCTTGCTTAAGGCCATATAGAGCTGTATGAAGTTTGCACACACATACTTAGGTCAAGAAGGATAAGTGAAGCCAGGGGATTGTTTCATATAGGCTTCTTCCTATAGTATTCCATTTAAAAAGGTATTGTAAACATCTAATTGTTGAAGAGGTCAATCCTTGGAAATCGCCAAAGCAAGAAGGGTTCGAATGATAGCTGGTTTGACAATGGGCCTGTAGCTCTCATCATAGTCTACCCCTTCTTGTTGATTAGACCCCTCGGAAACCATGCAGGCCTAATAAAGTTCCATGGAACTATCGGCCTTGCACTTCACTTTATAAACCTATTTACATCCAACAATATTCATGTGTTCTCTTAGTGTGAAGTTTCGATGTGAggctgccacgtgtcccaaTGAATATACCAGTGAGGAAGCCTAGAGATTCTTGCAAGATACCTTCTGGGAGGCTAAATCGGCAGGGGGTTGTGGGCTTGCATGACTGGGCTGGCCAACATGGGCTACTTGGCCCTGCTTGGTGTCAGATCCTTTCCACGTGTCATGGCATGAGAGGCCGGTCAGATATGGTACAAACACAAGTCAATGCTCTTTTCCACTAGACAAGACTATATTGGCTTACCAAGGTGCTATGAAAGTTCGAATCTAAGACCACTGGTCTGCAAGTTAAGACAATTTTTTCACTGAATTAGGCCTCATTTgggattgttttttttttggccaaaaacctgcttaactttaaagttaaacagtttaaggtgtttggtaaaaataaaatatcctgcttattttaaaaacaatggTCTTTTGAAAGCAGCTTTTAGGCCCAGTTTGGGATTGTtgtcacttttaaaaaaagttgcttCTGCTGtgctttaaaaataattagctgtaaAGTAAAACAGCTCCATttttggtaaacaatatttttaaagtgctGTTAGTGCAAAAAACAGTGCCAAAAtcgtttggtaaattttaatataaaatttttgttactgtgaataatgactaaaatagacatgatgttgaaagtgttatgtactaatcatgtggtggtagtggtggtgatggagtggaggtggtggttgcACTccctttaatgaattttttgcAATTCCACAAATACCCTTATTAGGTTAGAAATTTATCTCTCGTATTTCTCTCAAGTCTGCAGACACCAAAGTTTAGTATTTCCTGTAGCCTCCCAAGTTTTCAATCTATTCACTCAATCTCCTGTAACCTCCCAAAGTTTGCAGACGTTTCACTCAATCTATTTTCAAAGGTAAATTATCAATCTCCTCAAAGCTATTGATTATAGTTTTTAGGGATATGTGTATTCTTTAATCTCTTGTGTATGACAGTTTTTAGGGATGGAATCCATATGGTCCGAAAGGTCCTTCAATGGCAGGGCAACCTTGCTTTCCTTCAACTCTAATTCTTCCAAGTTGGAAGCTTTCTTACCCATTGTGGGGTTGCTTGTCCTGTAAAAGGCCCAAGCTTTATGAGTTCTTGCTGTATGGAATAATCAAAATACATTTTGTGACTTGTGTATCAAGGAGGTGGATGCAGGAAATCATCTTGGCACTCACTTTAAGAAAGAATGATGAGAAAATGTGAGGATTAACATGAGTAAAGAGACAGGAGTAGAGTATAATAAATCacaattgaaaaataagtggGATGCACTTAAAGAGCAATGGAAAATATGGAAATGACTAATTGGAAAGGAACTGGTCTTGGGTGGAATTCCAAACTTGGGACTGTTGATGCTTCTGATGAATGGTGGCataacaaaattcaagtatgttattattaattttttttttaatgttgtttgtttattaTAATTCAATGAAACCTCTATAATAGTATTTAATGTTGTTCTCTTTGAAATGCAGATAAATCCCAAATATGCAAAACTACGTAGAAATGGTATTAAACCTGATATGGAAGAGAAGTTTGATAGAATGTTCATGAACACCATCGCCACTGGTGACCATGCTTGGGCACCTTCATCATTATGGTGAAACTGTTAGTAGATACATTACTTGATATTGTATGCCTTATGGCCGTTGATGTCTTAAAACCCTCGGATCCTGAGTTTAATGGAGTCCCGAAAGAGATATTGAGAGATTCAAGATATATGCCCCATTTTAAGGTAAGAATTAGATGCAACAATTTATCGATTGTTTTATGAACAAAGTAATAtttattgaaatatttttcttattgtttgCAAGATTGCATTGGTGCTATAGATGGCGTACATGTTCAAGCATCAATACCTCCTGAAGATCAAGTACCATATATTGGCAAGAAAGGAATACCGACTCAAAACATAATGGCTGCATGTAATTTTGACATGCAATTCATCTTTGCATGTGCAAGGTGGGAAGACACTGCACACGATACAAGGATATTTTTATCAGCATTACGAAACAATGCTTTAAATTTTCCTAAACCTCCAAATGGTAATGTTTCAAATATGTGCATATCATTaaacttataattttttcactttcaaattATATTACAATTAAACATATCTTATTGGTTACAGGAAAATATTATCTTGTGGATGCAGGTTACCCACAAATGAGCGGGTATTTGGGACCATATACAGGTGAAAGGTATCATCTTCCAGATTTTCGTAGGGCACTCAACCAATAGGTTCTAGAGAAGTATTTAATCACATACACTTTTCCCTTTGGAGTGTCATTGAACGCACTTTTGGTGTATGGAAGAAAAAGTGGAGTATTTTACGAGACATGCCTACCTATCCATTCCATAAGCAAGTGAAGATAGTAATTGCAACTATGACACTTCACAACTACATAAGGAGGCATGCACAGCTTGATATTCATTTTCACAAAGTAAATAACAACCCAAATGCAATGGAGATGGAGGGTGATGCACAAGAAGGATATCATATTACTTATGGCCCTGGAGCACAAGAAGTAGAAACATTAAGGAACAAGATTGCAACAAGATTAATTAATGTATCTTCTTAGacaatttctttatttccattttttattgCTACAATTTAAACCTTATTAGAACGATGGAtttgtcaaaaaaatatttattacttATTCAATTTGAAGGATGGTTTATTAACCCACTACCGTGGTgatctctttttctttgttggaagATTTATTCAATACCTAattatttttgcttttccCAGACCTTGAGAGTTCAAATTTATGCATACCCAAGGTTGTTCTAGCAGAGTATAAAGTGATTGTGTATAAAGTCATGTGAGCCTAAACAAAAGTAGGTTATATTTGGTCCTAGAAAACAAATGATATATTTTGTTcgaaaattgaatttttatttttctttaagcaaagattaatataatttttaggGAGAAAAGTATAACAACACTTTCAAGGTTTATGTTTTACAAAACAGATTAGTAAAAAAACACTTTTAGcatcatgtctattttagtTATTATAAACAGTTACAGCACTTTTACagtaaaatttaccaaacgcTC comes from Prunus dulcis chromosome 6, ALMONDv2, whole genome shotgun sequence and encodes:
- the LOC117630317 gene encoding probable polygalacturonase At3g15720, with the protein product MKVPLTATVLVLTIWLVASPNSSCSARRVVPDDFDLFDYGAVHHNTPTDDEGFSQEAFREGWETESTTRDSFNRGNAQTEEYDPQAFLEAWEAKTNTFNVVDYGAVGNGLVDDTKAFLKAWGAMCASSTQGTLTLVVPKGKRFLLNAVAFEGPCRASKVNFQIQGSIVAPNNIGAWTNKEMWIHFSDVQGLTVNGGGRIDGNGAVWWKACGSKGCQRPTALHFNKCHGFQLSRLAIFNSPKNHISICSCNGPRVLGLLIWAPKDSPNTDGIDISRSTRVTIQSSHIATGDDCIAINSGSSYIKIRDIRCGPGHGISIGSLGEHGEYSQVEEVQVSNCSFKGTTNGVRIKTWEGGSGYARKITFEGITFEDTKNPIIIDQHYFDKRPTSATDTSKSVQVSDITYRNINGTCTDEKAITLACAGGGCTNIVMNNVNIKSDLPNKRSYAYCDNAHGTSAFSLPSVPCLLH